A single Kitasatospora kifunensis DNA region contains:
- a CDS encoding DUF397 domain-containing protein, with protein sequence MHHDLAGATWRTSSYSGSGGDCIEVAPNIPDVVPVRDSKDPEGGALVVPAASWSAFVAGVQAGDFGTV encoded by the coding sequence ATGCATCATGACCTAGCTGGCGCGACCTGGCGCACCAGCTCTTACTCAGGGAGCGGTGGGGACTGCATCGAGGTCGCCCCCAACATCCCCGACGTCGTCCCCGTCCGTGACTCAAAGGATCCCGAGGGAGGCGCCCTGGTGGTCCCCGCCGCATCCTGGTCCGCCTTCGTGGCCGGAGTCCAGGCAGGCGACTTCGGCACCGTTTGA
- a CDS encoding helix-turn-helix domain-containing protein: protein MNIKRLDPSASPGAAFGDQLRRSRNERGWTQTQAGEHLGCTGSHLSGVENARKLPGRKFAIRADEVFGTGLTFQILWQAIKNRAFLEGFPEYAAKEAHATVLRIFQPRIVHGLLQTAEYAVAWESGNVLRGKASQEQADARVKLLLDRQRILAKPSRPTLSVIMDETCLRRPVGGPLVMIRQLRHLEDLAQQPKTTIQIAPDSLAEAHPLNHPVTLLTLPGRVVLGYTEGLQRGYLERDSETVVGWADDYDQLRVEALPRAASLAMIRRLREEYENAS from the coding sequence ATGAACATCAAGCGTCTAGATCCGAGCGCATCCCCTGGGGCAGCCTTTGGGGACCAACTTCGCAGGTCACGCAATGAGAGGGGGTGGACTCAGACACAGGCTGGCGAGCACTTAGGGTGCACCGGCTCGCATCTGTCCGGCGTAGAAAACGCCCGCAAGTTGCCCGGACGTAAGTTCGCAATCCGGGCGGATGAGGTGTTCGGCACCGGGCTGACCTTTCAGATCCTCTGGCAGGCGATCAAGAACCGGGCGTTCCTGGAGGGTTTCCCTGAGTACGCGGCCAAGGAAGCTCATGCAACGGTGCTGAGGATCTTCCAACCCCGAATCGTTCATGGTCTGTTGCAGACTGCCGAGTACGCCGTTGCATGGGAGTCGGGCAACGTCCTACGAGGCAAGGCCAGTCAGGAACAGGCGGATGCCCGAGTCAAGCTCTTGCTTGACCGTCAGCGCATCCTTGCGAAGCCCTCACGCCCGACTCTCAGCGTGATCATGGATGAGACGTGCCTGCGTCGACCGGTCGGCGGCCCGCTCGTGATGATCAGGCAGCTTCGGCATCTTGAGGACCTTGCCCAGCAGCCGAAAACCACGATCCAAATCGCGCCGGACTCGTTGGCCGAAGCTCACCCGCTCAACCATCCCGTAACCCTGCTCACACTGCCTGGCCGCGTGGTGCTCGGGTACACGGAAGGGCTTCAACGCGGCTACCTGGAGCGGGATAGTGAGACCGTGGTCGGTTGGGCTGACGACTACGATCAACTACGGGTCGAGGCACTGCCCCGAGCTGCATCGTTGGCGATGATCCGCAGGCTGCGAGAGGAATATGAAAATGCATCATGA